A window from Shewanella livingstonensis encodes these proteins:
- a CDS encoding PACE efflux transporter, translating into MQTKERIFHAVSFEILAAAIIVPVSAMLMEKSTIDMLVVSIGISLCAVTWNYIYNIWFDKLLGSDRVTRTLSTRIVHAMCFEGGLLVVTLPVVSWYLSLNLVDTLMLEGGVLVFFFVYTGVFNWLYDNYQPYKKWFGKYAICH; encoded by the coding sequence ATGCAAACAAAAGAGAGAATATTCCACGCGGTGTCTTTTGAGATATTGGCAGCAGCCATCATAGTCCCTGTGAGCGCCATGCTCATGGAGAAAAGCACCATCGATATGTTGGTGGTGAGTATCGGCATATCGTTATGCGCAGTCACCTGGAATTATATTTATAATATTTGGTTCGATAAGTTATTAGGCAGTGACAGAGTGACGCGTACTTTATCCACTCGTATTGTGCATGCGATGTGTTTCGAAGGCGGCTTGCTAGTGGTAACCCTCCCAGTGGTTTCGTGGTATTTAAGTTTAAACCTTGTTGATACCTTAATGCTTGAAGGGGGCGTGTTGGTGTTTTTCTTTGTTTATACCGGCGTATTCAATTGGCTCTATGATAATTATCAACCTTATAAAAAGTGGTTTGGTAAATATGCTATTTGCCATTAA
- a CDS encoding LysR family transcriptional regulator: protein MYSIDQLEAFVATAKTGSFSAAARSLNKAQSVVSQHVINLEIDCNAALFDRSGRYPQLTQAGHTLLSHAQVLLAQHQRLRSCAQHLDKPFISELTIGLDEGIPFQKLSSMVNQLEIDFPNTTLEFFTASSIDIVDLIDTDRAVTGIIFSELSIPSHIDCESIGAIKFDLYVASTHPLAQQESNNLANLKLHRQLLMRSRNNKSSNFQLALSPEIWYADNYYVLLELTLQGNGWCLLPNHIANEYVNSGRLVLLPSEFKDMGWHANVDVIQHHRYSLEPMFKQFRHSLRQLLTP from the coding sequence ATGTATAGCATTGATCAACTCGAGGCGTTTGTTGCAACGGCTAAAACAGGCTCGTTTTCAGCGGCGGCTCGTTCACTCAATAAAGCGCAATCTGTGGTAAGCCAACATGTCATCAACCTTGAGATAGACTGCAATGCTGCGCTATTTGACCGCAGCGGCCGTTACCCACAACTTACCCAGGCGGGACATACGTTGTTATCACATGCGCAAGTGTTATTAGCGCAGCATCAACGCTTACGTTCTTGCGCTCAACATCTTGATAAACCGTTTATTTCCGAGCTCACCATCGGCTTAGATGAAGGCATACCCTTCCAAAAACTCTCTAGTATGGTTAATCAGTTAGAAATTGATTTCCCCAATACCACACTGGAATTTTTTACCGCATCGAGCATTGATATTGTCGACTTGATTGACACAGATAGAGCCGTCACCGGGATTATTTTTAGTGAGCTGTCGATCCCCTCTCACATTGACTGTGAATCCATTGGGGCAATTAAGTTTGATCTCTACGTTGCGAGTACTCATCCATTAGCCCAACAAGAATCGAACAACTTAGCCAACTTAAAGCTGCATAGACAATTGCTAATGCGGTCACGCAATAACAAATCCAGTAACTTCCAACTCGCGCTGAGCCCAGAGATTTGGTATGCCGATAACTATTATGTGTTACTGGAACTGACATTGCAGGGTAATGGCTGGTGTTTATTACCCAACCATATCGCCAATGAGTACGTTAACAGTGGCCGATTGGTGTTGTTACCCAGTGAGTTTAAAGATATGGGTTGGCATGCCAATGTTGATGTCATTCAGCATCATCGCTATAGCCTGGAGCCAATGTTTAAGCAGTTTAGGCATTCGTTAAGGCAATTACTGACGCCATAA
- a CDS encoding nuclear transport factor 2 family protein, with the protein MNTITNKIIAVNSTSAARKSIVSALVTSALLGGALMSGNSVAATEKSQTQVSYKQQVVELVSSIETGNPAPIGYINPNKYIQHNLAVADGLAGFGAVMQQLPKGSAKAQVKRAFQDGNYVVTHTEYNFFGPKAGFDIFRFEDGKIVEHWDNLQTIAAANPSGHSQFDGATTVTDLDKTEQNKTLVADFVNTILIKGDMAKIGQFIGSEDTDYIQHNPNIGDGLSGLGKALGELAKMDMPMVVKTNHKILGQGNFVLSISEGIFMQQHVAFYDLFRVQEGKIVEHWDTIETIPAQTDWKNSNGKFGF; encoded by the coding sequence ATGAATACCATTACTAACAAAATCATCGCAGTTAACAGCACATCAGCAGCGCGTAAATCAATCGTCAGTGCACTTGTTACGAGTGCACTATTGGGTGGAGCCTTAATGTCTGGCAACAGCGTTGCGGCAACCGAAAAATCACAAACTCAAGTCAGCTACAAGCAACAGGTTGTTGAGTTAGTGAGCAGTATTGAAACGGGCAACCCAGCGCCAATTGGCTATATCAACCCTAACAAATACATTCAACATAACTTAGCCGTTGCTGACGGTTTAGCCGGTTTTGGTGCAGTAATGCAGCAGTTACCTAAAGGCAGCGCAAAAGCTCAGGTTAAACGTGCATTTCAAGACGGTAATTATGTGGTTACGCACACGGAATATAACTTCTTTGGCCCTAAAGCCGGCTTTGATATTTTCCGATTTGAAGACGGTAAAATTGTTGAACATTGGGATAACCTGCAAACCATCGCCGCTGCAAACCCAAGTGGTCACAGCCAGTTTGACGGTGCAACTACAGTGACCGACTTAGACAAAACCGAGCAAAATAAAACCTTAGTGGCCGATTTTGTAAACACCATTTTGATCAAAGGTGATATGGCCAAAATAGGTCAATTTATTGGTAGTGAAGATACTGATTATATTCAGCATAACCCGAATATTGGCGACGGTTTAAGTGGCCTAGGCAAAGCCTTAGGTGAGCTCGCTAAAATGGACATGCCAATGGTGGTAAAAACTAACCATAAAATATTGGGCCAAGGTAACTTTGTGTTGTCGATTAGCGAAGGCATATTCATGCAGCAACATGTGGCATTTTATGACTTGTTCCGTGTGCAGGAAGGTAAAATTGTAGAACATTGGGACACCATTGAAACCATTCCGGCTCAAACTGATTGGAAAAACAGTAATGGTAAATTTGGTTTTTAA